The following coding sequences lie in one Montipora foliosa isolate CH-2021 chromosome 11, ASM3666993v2, whole genome shotgun sequence genomic window:
- the LOC137977759 gene encoding uncharacterized protein, which translates to MIALSCFLFTFVCLAQSRRYYGKYGYGKQETSSPEPECKTKTTNGKCCSLPFTYKGVTYNSCTKVDHNQLWCSLDTYYRGRWGNCETSSPEPECKTKTTNGKCCSLPFTYKGVTYNSCTKVDHNQLWCSLDTYYRGRWGNCAETSSPEPECKTKTTNGKCCSLPFTYKGVTYNSCTKVDHNQLWCSLDTYYRGRWGNCAEPECKTKTTNDKCCSLPFTYKGVRYNSCTKVDHNQLWCSLDTYYRGRWGNCEPECKTKTTNDKCCSLPFTYKGVRYNSCTKVDHNQLWCSLDTYYRGRWGNCETSSPEPECKTKTTNGKCCSLPFTYKGVTYNSCTKVDHNQLWCSLDTYYRGRWGNCETSSPEPECKTKTTNGKCCSLPFTYKGVTYNSCTKVNHNQLWCSLDTYYRGRWGNCETSSPEPECKTKTTNGKCCSLPFTYKGVTYNSCTKVNHNQLWCSLDTYYRGRWGNCETSSPEPECKTKTTNGKCCSLPFTYKGVTYNSCTKVDHNQLWCSLDTYYRGRWGNCETSSPEPECKTKTTNGKCCSLPFTYKGVTYNSCTKVNHNQLWCSLDSYYRGRWGNCGTSCEEGSTSYDECRQRCTCVGGKLVNCVRIRKEFTLLTDAEKKSHIGIILKVSEIGSPYRAEYEQLINEHYEMFNTSIHQLEHFLPWHRYYILRYENLMRKADCTFTATYWDWSLDTREPFSTAPNSVWNSDIGFGGDGEDTDQNCVLDGPFKKGAWSRVRPDNARRGPDCVMRDFNGDPPEEIDVLEVLNMDDFIEFERALRVELHNNVHCQIGATMCTQEAASAPEFFLHHAFIDKIWDDRQKKSKAHKCAYFQSVGGNMPGTHLTPDQLIDLSNQPGGVSVEYEPFKQQEEIRKKVESLSPNQLRHYPRRRFTGLSLQAIRLFKISSAEVKKIRELEKWLDPNVMQP; encoded by the exons AAACGTCCTCCCCAGAACCTGAATGTAAGACAAAGACAACAAACGGCAAATGTTGCAGTTTACCATTTACTTACAAAGGAGTAACATACAATTCGTGTACCAAAGTTGATCACAACCAGCTGTGGTGTTCGTTGGACACTTACTACAGAGGAAGGTGGGGAAATTGTG AAACGTCCTCCCCAGAACCTGAATGTAAGACAAAGACAACAAACGGCAAATGTTGCAGTTTACCATTTACTTACAAAGGAGTAACATACAATTCGTGTACCAAAGTTGATCACAACCAGCTGTGGTGTTCGTTGGACACTTACTACAGAGGAAGGTGGGGAAATTGTGCCG AAACGTCCTCCCCAGAACCTGAATGTAAGACAAAGACAACAAACGGCAAATGTTGCAGTTTACCATTTACTTACAAAGGAGTAACATACAATTCGTGTACCAAAGTTGATCACAACCAGCTGTGGTGTTCGTTGGACACTTACTACAGAGGAAGGTGGGGAAATTGTGCCG AACCTGAATGTAAGACAAAGACAACAAACGACAAATGTTGCAGTTTACCATTTACTTACAAAGGAGTAAGATACAATTCGTGTACCAAAGTTGATCACAACCAGCTGTGGTGTTCGTTGGACACTTACTACAGAGGAAGGTGGGGAAATTGTG AACCTGAATGTAAGACAAAGACAACAAACGACAAATGTTGCAGTTTACCATTTACTTACAAAGGAGTAAGATACAATTCGTGTACCAAAGTTGATCACAACCAGCTGTGGTGTTCGTTGGACACTTACTACAGAGGAAGGTGGGGAAATTGTG AAACGTCCTCCCCAGAACCTGAATGTAAGACAAAGACAACAAACGGCAAATGTTGCAGTTTACCATTTACTTACAAAGGAGTAACATACAATTCGTGTACCAAAGTTGATCACAACCAGCTGTGGTGTTCGTTGGACACTTACTACAGAGGAAGGTGGGGAAATTGTG AAACGTCCTCCCCAGAACCTGAATGTAAGACAAAGACAACAAACGGCAAATGTTGCAGTTTACCATTTACTTACAAAGGAGTAACATACAATTCGTGTACCAAAGTTAATCACAACCAGCTGTGGTGTTCGTTGGACACTTACTACAGAGGAAGGTGGGGAAATTGTG AAACGTCCTCCCCAGAACCTGAATGTAAGACAAAGACAACAAACGGCAAATGTTGCAGTTTACCATTTACTTACAAAGGAGTAACATACAATTCGTGTACCAAAGTTAATCACAACCAGCTGTGGTGTTCGTTGGACACTTACTACAGAGGAAGGTGGGGAAATTGTG AAACGTCCTCCCCAGAACCTGAATGTAAGACAAAGACAACAAACGGCAAATGTTGCAGTTTACCATTTACTTACAAAGGAGTAACATACAATTCGTGTACCAAAGTTGATCACAACCAGCTGTGGTGTTCGTTGGACACTTACTACAGAGGAAGGTGGGGAAATTGTG AAACGTCCTCCCCAGAACCTGAATGTAAGACAAAGACAACAAACGGCAAATGTTGCAGTTTACCATTTACTTACAAAGGAGTAACATACAATTCGTGTACCAAAGTTAATCACAACCAGCTGTGGTGTTCGTTGGACTCTTACTACAGAGGAAGGTGGGGAAATTGTG GTACAAGTTGCGAAGAGGGAAGCACTTCATATGATGAATGTAGACAAAGGTGCACCTGTGTTGGAGGCAAATTGGTCAATTGTGTTCGAATTAGAAAGGAATTCACATTATTGACAGATGCAGAGAAAAAAAGTCACATAGGTATCATATTGAAAGTATCGGAAATCGGTAGTCCTTATAGGGCGGAATACGAACAGCTCATAAATGAGCACTATGAGATGTTCAATACAAGTATTCATCAACTGGAACATTTTCTTCCTTGGCATCGTTATTACATACTGCGATATGAGAACCTCATGCGAAAAGCGGATTGCACTTTTACGGCGACCTACTGGGACTGGAGTCTAGATACCAGGGAACCGTTTAGCACAGCTCCAAATAGCGTTTGGAACAGTGACATTGGCTTTGGTGGAGATGGTGAAGATACTGATCAAAACTGCGTGTTAGACGGCCCTTTTAAAAAGGGCGCCTGGAGTCGAGTGAGACCAGATAACGCGCGCCGTGGGCCAGACTGCGTAATGCGGGATTTCAATGGAGATCCACCTGAAGAGATAGATGTGTTAGAGGTCTTGAACATGGATGACTTTATTGAGTTTGAACGGGCTCTGAGAGTGGAACTGCATAACAATGTACACTGTCAGATCGGTGCCACCATGTGCACACAAGAAGCAGCTTCCGCTCCAGAGTTTTTTCTTCATCACGCTTTCATCGATAAGATCTGGGACGACAggcaaaaaaaaagtaaggcCCACAAATGCGCGTACTTCCAGAGTGTTGGAGGGAACATGCCAGGAACACATTTGACACCTGACCAACTGATTGACCTTTCTAACCAACCAGGAGGCGTAAGTGTCGAGTATGAGCCTTTCAAGCAACAGGAGGAGATAAGGAAGAAGGTTGAAA GTTTGAGCCCGAACCAACTACGTCACTATCCGCGCCGACGATTTACTGGCCTCAGTCTGCAAGCTATCAGATTGTTCAAGATATCATCAGCCGAAGTAAAGAAGATCAGGGAGCTTGAGAAATGGCTTGATCCCAACGTGATGCAGCCGTAA